A single region of the Streptomyces sp. AM 4-1-1 genome encodes:
- a CDS encoding ABC transporter permease translates to MADDGTEIAFGDRSRLVEGVRAYGLIVAMWLRSTMTYRASFVMSTLGNFVATGFDFVTILLMFSHVDALGGYSLPEIALLYGASGTAFGLADLLMGSMDRLGRRVRDGTLDTLLVRPVPVIAQVAADRFALRRLGRISQGLLVLGYALATLDVGWTPLKVLMIPLMLLSGAAIFAAVFVAGAAFQFFAQDASEVQNSFTYGGNTLLQYPPSIFGKDLVRGVTFMVPLAFVNWLPALYVLGRQDPLGLPEWVAFLSPVVAGVCWLIAGTAWRAGLRAYRSTGS, encoded by the coding sequence GTACGGGCTGATCGTGGCGATGTGGCTGCGCTCGACGATGACGTACCGCGCCTCGTTCGTGATGTCGACGCTCGGCAACTTCGTCGCGACCGGCTTCGACTTCGTCACGATCCTGCTGATGTTCTCGCACGTCGACGCGTTGGGCGGCTACTCGCTGCCCGAGATCGCGCTGCTGTACGGGGCGTCGGGCACGGCGTTCGGGCTGGCCGATCTGCTGATGGGGTCGATGGACCGGCTGGGGCGGCGGGTGCGCGACGGCACGCTCGACACCCTGCTGGTGCGCCCGGTGCCGGTGATCGCGCAGGTGGCGGCGGACCGGTTCGCGCTGCGTCGGCTGGGACGGATCAGCCAGGGGCTGCTGGTGCTCGGCTACGCACTGGCGACGCTGGACGTCGGCTGGACGCCGCTCAAGGTCCTGATGATTCCGCTGATGCTGCTGAGCGGGGCGGCGATCTTCGCGGCGGTGTTCGTGGCCGGCGCCGCGTTCCAGTTCTTCGCGCAGGACGCGTCCGAGGTGCAGAACTCCTTCACGTACGGAGGGAACACACTGCTCCAGTACCCGCCGTCGATCTTCGGCAAGGACCTGGTGCGCGGGGTGACGTTCATGGTGCCGCTGGCCTTCGTCAACTGGCTGCCCGCGCTCTACGTGCTGGGCAGGCAGGACCCGTTGGGGCTGCCGGAGTGGGTGGCGTTCCTGTCGCCGGTGGTGGCGGGCGTGTGCTGGCTGATCGCGGGGACGGCGTGGCGGGCGGGCCTGCGCGCGTACCGCAGCACGGGAAGCTGA
- a CDS encoding DUF397 domain-containing protein, protein MSSELTGVVWRKSSRSQNNGQCVEVAFLDDGHVAMRDSKDKGNGPALLFTAGEWDAFATGMSDGEFQRS, encoded by the coding sequence ATGAGTTCGGAACTGACGGGCGTGGTGTGGCGCAAGTCCAGCCGCTCCCAGAACAACGGCCAGTGCGTCGAGGTCGCCTTCCTCGACGATGGCCACGTTGCCATGCGCGACAGCAAGGACAAGGGCAACGGCCCCGCTCTCCTCTTCACGGCAGGTGAGTGGGACGCCTTCGCAACTGGCATGAGTGACGGCGAGTTCCAGCGGTCGTAG
- a CDS encoding helix-turn-helix transcriptional regulator, giving the protein MTEPSIGSTVPRRQLGRHLRELRNRSRLTVRAAARELEWSEAKLWRIETGQVSLRSHDVETMCKVYGAPVDLADALKGLAKETKARGWWHAYGDVIPRDFDIFIGLEGAAASLHQYINDLVPGLVQTEDYARALIQEDNPDVERDEIERRVHVRLARQELLTRVTNPPTLELAISEAVLRQPVGGPEVMGRQLNRLAETMELPNVSLRVVPFTAGLHHGLMSGPFTMLRFPLNADGSPTEPPTVYMDGFVGDLYLDKPHEVERYDQAFTSIWSAALDGKDTLSILRQAAKEFSQ; this is encoded by the coding sequence ATGACAGAACCGTCAATTGGATCAACGGTGCCGCGTCGACAGCTCGGCCGTCACCTGCGTGAGCTGCGGAATCGCTCGCGCCTGACAGTCAGAGCGGCGGCCCGTGAGCTTGAGTGGTCGGAAGCGAAGCTCTGGCGTATCGAGACGGGCCAGGTGTCGCTACGTAGCCACGACGTGGAAACTATGTGCAAGGTGTACGGAGCGCCGGTAGACCTGGCTGACGCCCTCAAGGGGTTGGCCAAGGAGACCAAGGCTCGCGGGTGGTGGCACGCCTACGGCGACGTCATCCCCAGGGACTTCGACATCTTCATCGGGTTGGAAGGTGCTGCGGCGAGCTTGCATCAGTACATCAACGACCTTGTGCCCGGACTCGTCCAGACGGAGGACTATGCACGTGCGTTGATACAGGAGGACAACCCCGACGTAGAGCGCGACGAGATCGAACGGCGAGTGCATGTCCGGCTGGCCCGGCAGGAGTTGCTGACCAGGGTGACCAACCCACCTACCTTGGAGCTGGCCATCAGCGAGGCCGTACTGCGTCAGCCGGTCGGTGGGCCCGAGGTAATGGGGCGGCAACTCAACCGCCTGGCTGAGACGATGGAGCTACCCAACGTGTCGCTACGGGTTGTTCCGTTCACGGCAGGCTTACACCACGGACTCATGTCCGGCCCGTTCACGATGCTTCGCTTCCCTCTGAACGCTGACGGATCACCGACAGAGCCGCCCACCGTCTACATGGACGGCTTCGTCGGAGACTTGTACCTCGACAAGCCGCATGAGGTCGAGCGGTACGACCAGGCGTTCACATCGATCTGGAGCGCTGCTCTGGATGGCAAGGACACCCTGAGTATCCTTCGACAAGCAGCAAAGGAGTTTTCGCAGTGA